Proteins found in one Lysinibacillus fusiformis genomic segment:
- a CDS encoding accessory Sec system S-layer assembly protein, whose product MGLFSFFKKSDKVVQENTIDSKDLLGNTAKNTGDNRDVETKLSFHPEWDVPQEQKYIFNFLANELEPLKPNQLSLSSISIEEDILTRKWLVRAFFRSSLSQAIELGEIELFILDKNDELVASKKFDFKALGTIPAESARPWVFEFENATIKADEVPEDGWKIAFNLVSLRGHQLELDPSWEEQLPEAQKEELAKIVKTLPELGETEVNFTGLQAKLADNGNLNATIFIRNGHKKAINLEQLPLEIIDATGKQIAKGSFKMNPILTVQPNSTKPWTFIFPAELVDAKDADLSRWTARVTQ is encoded by the coding sequence ATGGGCTTATTTTCATTCTTTAAAAAATCAGATAAAGTTGTTCAGGAGAACACAATTGACTCAAAAGATTTATTAGGAAATACTGCAAAAAACACTGGCGATAATCGTGATGTGGAAACAAAATTATCATTCCATCCAGAGTGGGATGTGCCACAAGAACAAAAATACATTTTTAACTTCCTAGCGAATGAGCTAGAGCCATTGAAACCAAATCAATTGTCACTATCTTCTATTAGTATCGAAGAAGACATACTCACTCGTAAATGGCTTGTTCGTGCATTTTTCCGTTCATCCTTATCTCAAGCAATTGAACTAGGTGAGATTGAACTTTTCATCTTGGATAAAAACGATGAGCTTGTAGCATCTAAAAAATTCGATTTTAAAGCGCTCGGCACAATTCCAGCAGAAAGCGCACGTCCATGGGTGTTTGAGTTTGAAAATGCTACAATTAAAGCAGATGAAGTGCCAGAAGATGGTTGGAAAATTGCCTTTAACCTTGTTTCCCTTCGTGGTCATCAATTAGAATTAGATCCATCATGGGAAGAACAATTACCAGAAGCACAAAAAGAAGAGCTTGCAAAAATCGTTAAAACATTACCAGAGTTAGGCGAAACAGAGGTAAACTTCACAGGTTTACAGGCAAAGTTAGCTGACAATGGTAATTTAAATGCAACTATTTTTATCCGCAACGGACATAAGAAAGCAATCAATTTAGAACAATTACCGTTAGAAATTATTGATGCAACAGGTAAACAAATTGCAAAAGGTTCATTTAAAATGAATCCAATTCTAACAGTCCAACCAAACTCTACAAAGCCTTGGACATTTATTTTCCCAGCAGAGCTTGTTGATGCAAAAGACGCTGACCTCTCTCGTTGGACAGCACGTGTAACACAATAA
- the brnQ gene encoding branched-chain amino acid transport system II carrier protein, translated as MKNILHFIKGNLAVGLLLFALFLGAGNIIFPPLLGQQAGENITVAMIGFLITGVGLPLLAIVAVAKAGGDLQLLANRVSPAFGVIFTSIVYLAIGPFFAVPRTGSVSYEIGIAPFLSEAMRDHWAPLFITSILFFTLILYLSINPSKLVDRVGKILTPALLFVILLLAVKSFISPMGEPGEAVGNYKVSPLAEGFVQGYLTMDVLSALVFGIVILQALRDMGMKDTKKQVKTTIFAGVVAAIGLSFVYISLGHIGNTSINAIGISDNGGNIIAKSAEVLFGSLGSIILSATILLACISTAVGLLTANAQFFHKLFPKISYKTFLIVFTIFSTAITNVGLSTIINASLPVLLIIYPLAMVLMVLSLADHFFKGGQIVYILALVPTLLVSLYGGLKQMKVEITPYENILKALPMYEQNLGWLLPAIVGAVIGFIIHKLIKK; from the coding sequence ATGAAGAACATCTTGCATTTCATCAAAGGAAATTTAGCAGTAGGATTACTACTATTTGCCTTGTTCTTGGGTGCTGGTAATATTATTTTTCCACCGTTATTAGGCCAACAAGCAGGTGAAAACATCACTGTAGCTATGATTGGTTTCCTTATAACAGGTGTTGGTTTACCACTACTAGCGATCGTTGCAGTTGCCAAAGCAGGAGGCGATTTACAGCTGCTTGCAAACCGTGTTAGCCCTGCTTTTGGTGTGATTTTCACCTCAATTGTCTATTTAGCGATTGGACCGTTCTTTGCTGTACCACGAACAGGGTCTGTATCCTATGAAATAGGCATTGCGCCATTCCTCTCTGAAGCTATGAGGGATCATTGGGCGCCACTATTTATCACATCTATTTTGTTTTTCACTTTAATTCTTTATTTATCCATTAATCCTTCGAAACTTGTCGATCGAGTAGGCAAAATTTTAACACCTGCCCTGCTTTTTGTTATTTTATTGCTTGCTGTTAAAAGTTTTATCTCTCCAATGGGAGAACCAGGAGAAGCTGTAGGAAACTATAAAGTGTCACCTTTAGCTGAAGGCTTTGTACAAGGTTACTTAACAATGGACGTTCTAAGTGCTCTTGTTTTTGGTATCGTAATTTTACAGGCCTTGCGTGATATGGGTATGAAAGATACGAAAAAACAAGTAAAAACAACGATTTTTGCCGGTGTCGTTGCTGCTATTGGTTTATCATTTGTCTATATCTCTCTAGGCCATATTGGTAACACAAGTATCAATGCAATCGGTATCTCTGATAATGGAGGAAATATTATTGCAAAATCAGCTGAGGTGCTCTTTGGAAGCCTTGGAAGTATTATTTTGTCTGCGACTATTTTACTAGCTTGTATATCAACAGCTGTCGGTTTATTAACTGCCAATGCACAGTTTTTCCACAAGCTCTTCCCCAAAATTTCGTACAAAACGTTTTTAATTGTCTTCACTATTTTTAGTACAGCTATTACAAATGTAGGGCTTTCAACAATAATTAATGCGTCACTACCTGTACTCTTAATTATTTATCCTTTAGCTATGGTATTGATGGTCTTATCACTAGCAGATCATTTCTTTAAAGGTGGACAAATTGTTTATATTTTAGCGCTCGTTCCAACTCTCCTTGTCAGTCTATATGGTGGCTTAAAACAAATGAAAGTTGAAATTACACCTTATGAAAATATCCTGAAAGCATTGCCAATGTATGAGCAAAATTTAGGGTGGCTTTTACCAGCTATTGTTGGTGCAGTAATTGGTTTTATTATTCATAAATTGATAAAAAAATAA
- the secA2 gene encoding accessory Sec system translocase SecA2 encodes MFSIFKSNKEQTSARQLKRYYKIVDQINNLEEKYVNKSDAELREMTFIFKDQLEQGEPITSIIPDAFAVVREASKRVLGMRHFDVQLIGGLVLTEGNIAEMPTGEGKTLVASLPSYVRALEGKGVHVITVNDYLAKRDYELVGQIHRFLGLTVGLNVPMMEPAEKKEAYNADITYGVGTEFGFDYLRDNMAYSLADKVQRPYHFAIIDEVDSVLIDEAKTPLIIAGKMPSNDELHRIAAMLAKRFKADEDYDFDDETKATSLTDKGIEKVEAAFNVDNLYDLEHQTLFHYVIQAVRAHVMFKRDVDYIVKEDKIELVDMFTGRILEGRSLSDGLHQAIEAKEGVAITDENKSQAQITIQNYFRMYPKLSGMTGTAKTQEKEIREVYGMEVIQIPTNRPRQRIDQPDIIFSTQEAKYKYVAAETKKRHEKGQPILIGTTSILQSETVADYLKKEKLTFQLLNAKTVEQEVELISQAGQKGRITVATNMAGRGTDIMLGDDVHELGGLYVIGTEKHESRRVDNQLRGRSGRQGDIGESRFILSIEDDMFRRYAKEEVEKFSAKMVVDENGIIQNKEVQELIDRTQRIVEGSQYGMREYNLKLDDVINDQRTVLYGLRDKILAGEDLMGELKKMLRETVEFAVHDAAPEDVSSIDWDYDQMEYALNSLFITPVTIDREVGKVKQMLMDVQPSEQELLNHMEKFAENERVMEVLPQIMLSHIDSGWVKHLEAMSHLKEGIGLRHYQQEDPMRIYQREGLELFGKNFQELRRSIIIEITGFMKTVEAQQEAQ; translated from the coding sequence ATGTTCTCAATTTTCAAAAGCAACAAAGAGCAAACTAGTGCTCGTCAATTAAAACGCTACTACAAAATAGTAGATCAAATTAACAATCTTGAAGAAAAATATGTTAACAAGTCAGATGCTGAATTACGAGAAATGACTTTTATTTTCAAAGATCAATTAGAACAAGGTGAGCCTATTACATCAATTATCCCGGACGCATTTGCTGTTGTACGCGAAGCCTCAAAGCGTGTATTAGGAATGCGTCATTTTGATGTACAACTTATCGGTGGTCTGGTATTAACTGAAGGTAATATTGCTGAAATGCCTACAGGTGAAGGTAAAACACTTGTTGCTTCCCTTCCCTCTTATGTGCGTGCATTAGAAGGCAAAGGTGTTCACGTCATCACAGTAAATGATTACCTGGCGAAACGAGACTATGAGCTAGTTGGCCAAATCCATCGTTTCCTTGGCTTAACTGTTGGTTTAAATGTACCGATGATGGAACCGGCTGAAAAGAAAGAAGCCTATAATGCAGATATTACGTACGGTGTGGGTACTGAGTTTGGCTTCGACTATTTACGTGACAATATGGCTTATAGCTTAGCAGATAAAGTGCAACGTCCTTATCACTTCGCTATTATCGATGAAGTGGATAGTGTATTAATCGATGAAGCGAAAACACCGTTAATTATCGCAGGTAAAATGCCTTCTAACGATGAATTACATCGTATTGCTGCTATGTTAGCGAAACGTTTTAAAGCAGACGAAGATTATGATTTCGATGATGAAACAAAGGCTACTTCTCTTACAGATAAAGGTATTGAAAAAGTTGAGGCAGCCTTCAATGTAGACAATCTGTATGACTTAGAACATCAAACTCTTTTCCATTATGTAATCCAAGCTGTGCGTGCACATGTTATGTTTAAACGCGATGTTGATTACATTGTGAAAGAGGACAAAATTGAGCTTGTTGATATGTTTACAGGTCGTATTCTAGAAGGTCGTTCACTTTCTGATGGCTTACATCAAGCAATTGAAGCTAAAGAAGGTGTAGCCATTACGGATGAAAATAAATCCCAGGCGCAAATCACTATTCAAAACTATTTCCGTATGTATCCGAAGCTTTCCGGGATGACGGGTACAGCGAAAACTCAGGAAAAGGAAATTCGCGAAGTGTACGGTATGGAAGTTATACAAATTCCAACAAACCGTCCGCGTCAACGTATCGATCAGCCTGATATTATTTTTAGCACACAGGAAGCAAAATATAAGTATGTTGCAGCCGAGACGAAGAAACGTCACGAAAAAGGACAGCCAATTTTAATTGGGACAACATCAATCTTACAGTCTGAAACTGTAGCTGACTATCTGAAAAAGGAAAAGTTAACATTCCAATTACTTAATGCAAAAACAGTTGAACAAGAAGTCGAACTTATTTCACAGGCAGGTCAAAAGGGTCGTATTACTGTAGCGACAAACATGGCTGGTCGTGGTACGGATATCATGCTAGGTGATGATGTCCATGAACTTGGTGGTTTATATGTAATTGGGACAGAAAAGCATGAAAGCCGCCGTGTAGACAATCAGCTACGTGGGCGTTCAGGTCGTCAAGGTGATATAGGTGAAAGCCGCTTCATACTCTCTATTGAAGATGATATGTTCCGCCGTTACGCAAAAGAAGAAGTTGAAAAATTCTCTGCAAAAATGGTTGTAGATGAAAATGGCATAATTCAAAATAAAGAGGTGCAAGAACTTATAGACCGTACACAGCGTATTGTTGAAGGTTCACAGTACGGCATGCGTGAATACAACTTAAAGTTAGATGATGTCATTAATGATCAGCGTACGGTTCTTTATGGATTACGCGACAAAATTTTAGCCGGTGAAGACTTGATGGGTGAGCTGAAAAAAATGCTTCGTGAAACTGTTGAATTTGCTGTTCATGACGCCGCACCGGAAGACGTGTCTTCTATAGATTGGGACTATGATCAAATGGAGTACGCACTTAACTCCTTGTTCATCACACCAGTTACAATTGATCGCGAAGTTGGAAAAGTAAAACAAATGCTAATGGATGTTCAGCCTTCTGAACAAGAACTACTCAATCATATGGAAAAATTTGCTGAAAACGAAAGAGTAATGGAAGTACTTCCTCAAATCATGCTTAGCCATATCGATAGTGGTTGGGTAAAGCATTTAGAGGCAATGAGTCATTTAAAAGAAGGAATCGGTTTACGTCATTATCAGCAAGAAGATCCAATGCGTATTTACCAACGTGAAGGACTTGAATTATTCGGTAAAAATTTCCAAGAATTACGTCGTTCAATAATTATTGAAATTACAGGCTTCATGAAAACAGTTGAGGCACAACAGGAGGCACAATAA
- a CDS encoding LysM peptidoglycan-binding domain-containing protein: MQKTKKWRILVLSTIATSFLALQTAEAATYTVQKGDTLTKIAQNHQVSIGEIMKWNNLSKDTIYVAQKLEIQKQSTDEGVKPSTPSTSVKPTISSHTVAKGDTLSKIAKQYNVTIKDIMDWNKLEKDTIFIGQVLKVSQGAVIPDGDTIHNNVTSGTGTPSKVTAKDPTANGQAIYNKTVEVVNTLVGTPYLYGGNTPVGLDCSGFIFYAFNQGGLKIGRASSEGYFYGNTTHVENPVPGDLVFFENTYKEGISHMGIYLGDNKFIHAGTDGVEVSDVTYSYWSSKLVAYKRFDSVK, encoded by the coding sequence ATGCAAAAGACAAAAAAATGGAGAATTCTTGTTTTAAGTACTATAGCAACTTCATTTTTAGCACTACAAACAGCAGAAGCAGCAACATATACGGTACAAAAAGGAGATACTTTAACTAAAATCGCCCAAAATCATCAAGTTTCTATTGGGGAGATTATGAAGTGGAATAATCTATCGAAAGATACGATTTATGTAGCTCAAAAGCTTGAGATTCAAAAACAATCTACGGATGAGGGAGTAAAGCCTTCCACTCCATCAACATCTGTAAAACCAACAATTAGCTCACATACAGTAGCAAAAGGTGACACATTATCAAAAATCGCAAAGCAATATAATGTGACGATTAAGGATATAATGGATTGGAATAAGCTTGAAAAAGACACGATTTTTATTGGACAAGTGTTGAAGGTTTCTCAAGGCGCAGTGATACCCGATGGTGATACTATACATAACAATGTGACTTCAGGTACGGGCACTCCATCAAAAGTAACCGCTAAAGATCCTACAGCTAATGGACAAGCGATTTATAACAAAACAGTTGAAGTTGTCAATACATTGGTTGGAACACCCTATCTATACGGTGGTAATACACCAGTAGGTCTTGATTGCAGTGGCTTTATTTTTTATGCTTTTAATCAAGGTGGTTTAAAAATAGGAAGAGCAAGCAGTGAAGGTTATTTTTATGGCAATACAACCCATGTAGAAAATCCGGTACCTGGTGATTTAGTATTCTTCGAAAATACGTATAAAGAAGGTATTTCTCATATGGGGATTTATCTCGGTGATAATAAATTCATTCATGCGGGTACAGATGGTGTAGAAGTTTCAGATGTTACGTACTCTTACTGGTCTTCTAAATTAGTAGCTTACAAGCGTTTTGACAGTGTGAAATAA